The Penaeus vannamei isolate JL-2024 chromosome 23, ASM4276789v1, whole genome shotgun sequence DNA window AGGGCATATATATGCTTGACTTGAAGAGTAAAGCCCACTAGTTACCCTCATACTAGGGAGATACTAGATTTTATTTTACAATCTACGTGATGTATTTGTGTAATGTATTACATCTTTGTAATAAGAGTATCCATGATGCCTGGAACATTCATATTCCCATTCAGAAAGTTGCCCAAGAGGTATTAGTAGATCTGAGAAACAAGAGACCAtacattttcatttatgtttacatatggtACATACTATATAGTAGGACATGATATAAAGCAGTGATATTGCACTGAATTtcggaatagaagagagaatatGCCAAGGAGTGAGAAACTGTTAGACTTAATGTATCTCTAGGATGATTTACTTTGGTTAATATTATATGAATGGAAGTCCATGAATTTGTTATATATCCTACCTGCAAAGAATGCTTACACTTGAACCATTCAAGTTTTCTCTTTTTAAGCAGGCATTACAGGAGGCATTCTAGGTCAGGTGATGTTAAGAGGTTACACACTGTTCTAGGAGTCATGTTACCATACACACTGTCCATGTCATTCTTATACTGATGTGAAGACACTTCATGTGGTTTACTCGTCACACCAGCACAGTTCCGGGAGGTCCTATGAGGGCAATGTCTTTTCACATGGCATTTAACAAAAGCAACATTTTTATACAGTTTTTACCCAGAAGGAATAGCACAATGATTCTCCCAGCCATTATAGACCACCATAACATTCTATGTTTTGTTTCTGGACTAATACAGCCTTAAGGCATTATAGTATCATTGGTATTCCATTCCCTTTACATTATATTCACTTCCTCAGATTTGGCTGACAGTGAAGCAACTGATGACCTGAAAGACAAGAAATCAAACCATGAAGTAGAGATCTCTATATCAGTAATGATTATTTCAAACTAATTCTGAACTATGGTTGCTCATACAGCTTAACTGACTTTACTATCTCTTTCCCAATATTACAATATGAAGACGAAAATCAAATTAAATAAAGGCATCAAATAAGACTGAAGCAAAAACTAACTTTGATGTTGCATGTTTCAGTCCTGAGGAGGATTCTTGACTACTGACTGACGGTGAGGATCTGCTGCCCTTTTTGAGGACCCGCTCTAAGTAGGCAGCTGGAGCCCAACCCTCGTAAGGCGTCCCAGAAACCCTGACGTACCACCAGCCAGCGCATCCAACTTTGATCAAGTCTACATAGTCTCCCTCACGCAGGCTGACTTCAGATCCTCCCATGGCATTGTAGTCAGCCAAGACAAGGAACCGTGATGAGGTGTACTGTAAATAGGGTATCTGGTATTAGATCTTGGCATTTCCTGAACTATGTATCCCAGGCAGTCCATGAATCTTAGCAGCAAGGTAACAGAAGAAAGTTCTTAGCAACCTACACATACCTCTGTGCTCTCAGAGAATGTTTCttgatcctcttcctcatcagaAGCAGAATAATCTGATGAccaactctcctcttcctcttctggaGCATCACCCAGAGTGGCATCCACAGACTTTATCCGCAGAGAGCGTTTGCCTATTTCCCGACTGGGCTCACCTCCAGGGCGGCCCTCAGAGCTGCTAGAACTGATAGAGCCACCACTGCCAGTCACACCATTGCCTGCTATGTCCCATGATGCCGTCTGTCGTAGAGCCCTGCGgaacattaaataaataatataagtcAATACGATCATCAACAGTCAATCtcctgtagaaaaggtataacaTGAGGATATCCTTCATCTCAAAGGAGATGTCTCACCTGTGTTGAGTAGTGGGTGACAGAGGAGGAATTCGAATGCCATTAAGACTGGCACCTTTCTGTATTCTAGCGGAGTACTGCTTAATATTCTCTCCCTTGAGATACTCAAACTGATCGAGTAACACCCGCTTTATCTCCTTAACCCACAAGTCCTTGACTTCTGACGATGGAGCCAAAATGGTGTGGACCTCTTGCCGTCCCTGAAGCCAGACCTCAAACTTTCGAACATCACCTTTATGGCCTCGCACACTTTCTGTTAAACCAACCTGTGACATCTGAAGAAAGTAACAGGAATAAGTTGAATAATAAGGTTATTCACCTCTTTATAATGAACAAAATATACAATAATTTGTTTCTGTACTGCTATGAATATAAAAACCCTAATATCTGAAAAGTAAAAGCCACAAACCCAATCACCCATGAGCATCCATACCTTCAGAGCATTTTTGAAATGGTAAGTGGCACGATCTGTATCCTTGCCAGTTCTCTTGGTGAAAAGTAGCATCTTTTCGTAAAGGAAAATGTGTCTTTGTGCTGGCTTCAGACGGAGCTCGCGAAGTCCCTTTTTGCTGTCATTCCACACACTGAAGGGGCCTTGCATGAGCAGCTTCCCCAGGTCTGCTAGATTGCCctgcacagaaaaaaaacgaaaacatataAAGCTTCCGGGTAATTCCTAATTTGCAAACATATCAAAACAGACAGGTTATAAAATCTTGAAGAAGGCTTGAAAAAGATCAACATATCAGTTTAATCATCACTAAACATCATAGATTTGAAATCTGTTTGCAATTATAACACCACAACTATAATGGGAAAAAATTCTGTTACCTTAAAAATCAATAAGCTCAAGGAATACTTCTAACATATTAAACCAATGTATAAGCATAGGTCACACCCATTAATCAAGCAAGGTTCTTACCGGGAATCCTGTGATGGCAACCTGATGCATGGAGTCATTGAGGCACTTGAGGACTGTGAGCATTGTGTCGACCGCCTCCTGCAACTCCCGGCGACCTTGGCTACCTTCTACGCATTTCAGTAAGTCCTGTTTTAAAAGAGGGTGAAATTCATGGTACAACTTTCAACTTTCAATTACCTTCATGTAAATCAATATAGATGCCACTGAACCAATATTACTACAATAAGAAACACCAGTAATCACTGCCTGATTAAAAAGGGCACCTATTCACTGGAGGAGACAAAAGAGCAAGCACATGGACAGATCCTAACCTTCAACAGGAGCTGATACTTTGTAATGCGTTGCACAGGCTTCAGAAGGTAGGCACCAAGTGGCAGTTTGTGATGGAGACGACGCTGACACTCTTTGAAAAATGGGTTTTGATCACCTACTTGCCGACGCAGTTCTTCACTTTGGGGCTTATTCTGACAGTACAGTGAGTACAACCGATGGAATGTATCCTTCTGCAGGTAAAGAAGTATGAAATTAGATATAATAAAGGTAAACTGCATATTTGAATGTACAAAATAATACTTTAAAGCAACAAAAGGATTCAATTAATTCTCAACATTTAGTATCTATTGAATTCTGCAAATATCAAGTATTTCTAACAACTGACAGTTTCAACTATAAGAAACACATCTCACATGAGTTTTTCTCTTTACTCTGTTTTGAGTTTATCAAATATACACACTTCCTTGGTATTGCATAATTTCATTCAGTTTTAAATTTAGTAAGCTGCTTAGCTGGACAAAAGACCACCTAAAAAAGTAAATGCCAGAAAACACTGGGCTCGAATAAGGTTATTTCTTCTATAGGGCTGCCTAGTATTATTTAATGTGAGAAAAGTTAGAAGCAAACAGTACAATCTCAAAATTCAAATTCCATCCCTTATCCTAAACGAAAGATTAATTTTCATGTGGAGTTTCAGTTGTGGATATCAAGCCTATGAAGAGAAAATACTCCTTTATCAATCTATTGAACCTTTTGCCCCttaatgtgtatacacacgcacatgcacacgcagtcTTCCAATGAACTCACCCTCTGGACAAAACAAAGACCAATTAGCTCTGGCGTATTAATGCAGTTCTCCAAATCCCGCAGGAAGACATCATTATGGAAGCGGAAGATATCCTCCATGTTGCCAAAGAGAATATCACTCTTGCCATATAGGTTGATGGGGATAAGAGGCTGCATTTCTGGGTTTAGCATTTCATCCTTGTAACCCTAAGGAAAACAGAAACATTGTACATGTAACATTTGGGATGTTCATCCTAGATAGGTGCATAACTTTTGAAGTTATCAAACATATCATCACCAGTTTTAAGAGAACTTGAAGTTGGAATTATGCAAGCATATTTTCTGTAAACAATACTTTAGTACTTTTTTCAACCAAATATAATCTATTTAGAAGAACAGAACACATAACACATAAGCAATGAACAGAAAACACAGATGCTTGGGTTACTTTACCTTGAGAATAGAGCAGAGTTCTGACACATAGATTCTCTCTGTATCTAGAAGTTCACGGAGGACATGGCCTCGTTTAGCACGTGCAGCTTCGGCATCACCAACCCAGTCAGGAGAATCTCCACTGTCACCAAGCTGTCAGAAAAGGAATTATGCATCAGGCTGGGTACACACATTTGTACAGAAATTCTGTTAAAAacattttgtttctcatttttcacTACGTCTTCTCCTAACAACCTTTTTCCAGGGGGTCCTTtggatattacatataaataagtcAAGTGAATTATATTACAGATTACCTTTTGtgttctcattctttcactcaaataaatcaaatattgTCAGCCAGCAACAGTAAGGCATACAATTTCATTTCTCAACGAGCTGTACAAACGTGAAATGGCAAATTTTGGATGGCAGCAGAATTAAGAGACAAATGTGACCAGAGGTGCTGCTATGACATTTGCCAGGCAGAACATGCTGTTTCAAGAAGAGATGTAATCCCCATGTCCTGTCGAAGTTCTGGACCAACACTGGTTATTGAAGGAGATGCAAGCAACCCAATACAAAGTAAAATGAATAACAGCAACTTCATATTTTGGCATCCTAACATAAGAGAAAGTTAGAAACAATGAGGAGCATTGCATCAGTAAAACATACCAGTTTGTCTTTTGTTACATAATTAGTGTTACACTGACAAGATGATTTACTAGTAATTACAGTGGTATTACATGAATGACTATGATCATATCTCAGATCCAAAAAGTATGATCTGGAAAAAGTTTGGTGCAACATTATAAAAGTGCCAAAGTGACATGTCAGCTGAAAAATAAAGCTAATGCCATTCTTACATGGcctagcaataaatataatatgtttTTTCTAAATCATACCTAGATAAAAGTAGCATTGTTCACCAAAGAATGTAGAAACGCAAAATGTGTCTgaatgatcatagtaatactgTAGACCTTGTGCAAAATGGGGGTTTACCTAATACTgtgcaataaaagagaaaattttaAAAGGTGAATGGAAAACATCATAAAAATggcctttatatatacacagtttacATTATTGTATGTCAGGCTAAGAAAACTACAAAAAACATTCATGCATTTTAACACCAGTGGATCACCATTCAATATATGACAGCTGCTCCCATTGTTCATGTGTGAAGCCATACTGTAAGTGCTGTAGTTATACATAACACCATAAAAATTCACCAGGAAATGGATAATCTGAATCATGGCTCACTTAATATGTATGAAATCATATCTACCAGCTAATGGACCCAAttttatacacattatcataataatttctaaGAAGGCCCTCCTGCCATTTTAACAAATCCCATATGGCATGTAAATTTGACTGAGAATCAGTTTTAATAAATCAGACATGTATGTACCATATGCTTTTATGCTGCCAATTTTCTGAGTATCTAGCTTGAAAATTATGCTGACCAACAATATGAATTATGACTGGCTAGAGACTGATGTCCAAGACAGTGTAAACCAAGGATTCAGCATCATTTAAACTGATACTTGTACGTTCTAAGTTTTCTAGGTCACTACACTGCCCTGGGAACAGCTTCTTCACACCCAGGATTTAGGAGATTCATCACATTTAATCTGCGGCTGAGTGCTGCTAGAGCAATGGCGGTGCATCAGTGCTGGGAGAAGTCTACAACCACTGGCTAACTGGTACACAGAGAAAATAGTTGCCAGTCACTTACTTCTGTTGTTTGGTTCACATTAATCTGTAACAACTGGAGACTATGTATTACATGTGGGCCCATTAGGTATATTCCCGAAGGCTCAGTTGGAAATCTACATTCATCTCTCAGTGGTTCATGAGAgtaactctccctccttctcacgaCCCGAACACGCTGAGTTCCTATAGGAGCTTCTGAGATTGGTCTAAGGCACGTAACATCTTGTCCAAGGCAGACAGTGACTGGTCGTGGGCGATGCTTTGGTGCCTGGCCTCCAGCACTCAGGCGTAACATCTATTTTGAGGAAGAGCTCTGATAATCTCGACTGCAAGTCTTTAGAATCTCAAGTCTGTACAGTAGGTCAGAGTCTGGCTTGTCCCAACAGCCACGGACTTGCAGCTGACAACTACCACTTTGCCTGgaatctttctttttatatatctaacaATCTTGGACAAGTCATATATGATTTCATCAATTTCATAGCCTTGCCACATTTGCATGTGTAAATAGTGCTGCATGAGACAGGGCCCATCTAGCTAAAACTTACCTCGCAGTTTATAATTCAATAATCTTCTTTAAATACTGGACACAAGGGCAAATTTCAGCTTCATATATTGTATAACAGGTTCTACTAAATGCCTTTATGTCAGAGATGGCTTTGAGTAGGTCCAATAACTGTATGTCACATAACCTTATCTcacagaaatataataatcacTGCATAAGACTTTATAGTCTATACATTAATCATTAAGTCTGCAGCATTAAAACAACAGTGTAATTAAATTTTACCACTAATGAATAAAcaattgtattatttattttcatacattAAATGTCTTCTTAATTAGCTAATAACCTGTCACTGATGGTTTTCTTATCATTTAAAGAAACTTTGTTTCTCTTTGGttgagataaaaataaacagtatATCCTAATGCAGGTGTCCTACACAAGCCGTTTGCTTCCTTTTAcgagattattatttttacatttgtgTGTTATATCTATTTAGTGAAACATGAACAAAACAAAGTCTTTACTTTAATAACTGTAAACATAAATAATCATCGAAAGAGTGTCTCAGCAGGGGATGAAATACTTTTGCCTGTATTTATAACAAGCATCACAGCAGCTTGTATGGAACTGATTGGAGTTCTGTAGAGTTGAGATATATTCAAATCATTATTAGGGCAAGACTATTTAGTGAACTTTTAGAATGTACAATTTACAGAATTTAAATCACAAGGTAAGAAAGTCTATCCCTGGATATTGAAAGGGAAGGACATCATTTTGGAATCAATGAGGTTTTTATATAACAATGCTTGCTTTAATGGACTTCAAAGACCAGCACTTACAAAACTGTTTCAGTGCAATGGAGAGCCCATGTTGCAATATAGCAAATTGTGTGACTATATCAGAATCAAATATCTTTTATAATTCTTGCCTCTTTATCTGCATCTGGCAAAGGCTTCAGGCAAAACCAGCGATGCCACCAACAACAATTTTTACCTCCCTTGAACCAGACTCCACCACTCATGAGAAGCAACATTCGGAAAGGGAATACAACAATAATTAGTGTGCCAAAGATGGAACATGATCCACTGCAGCTCGTTTCTCCATCTGGGACATACACTGACAGTATACGAAGAGGTCAATGAATAAAAGCAGTGACACACATCCAAGCACAACATAGACACTCACCTTGGGTAAAGTTGATGCTTTCCTCATGCTTTTGGGACTTTTAGGGAGGTCCGCATGGAGGGGAGATGCTGGGTGAGAGTGTGGGTGAACATTGGCATGCCCTTGTGGGTAGTGGAGTGGGACTGCGGGCTCTGGTGTCACAGCATGCACGGGTCGAGGCAGACGAGTGGCCAACTTCTTTAAGGAACTCTTTCGCTTTTCACACATCATTTGTACATCTTCTATACGTTTCAGTACCTGAATATTACACACTCTGTTAGGATATTTTCTTTGCGGAATAATCTAAAAGCAAAGCAAGTGAGATATCAGCATTATAATGGTGCCAAATAAGCTGGGCTGATTAATAGGAAAAATAATCATTTGATTTTCTCATTTGATATTAATTAATTTTTGGATTTTATATAGCTTCAGGTATTGATATTTTtcccaaaggaaaaaaataaaggcaaaagCAAATGAAATGTATACTGATAAGCACAGGCCAAAAATAGGATAAAATCTTCTCACCTGTTGCACTAAGCCCTTCGTTTCAGGGGTGATGACATCCTCAAACATAGTCCTAAGTTCACGACTGGTTCCCAGCCGACTGTACTCAGAGGAAGCCAAAAATTCATCCAATTCCCTAAGAGCTTCCTCGGCAAATTCTGGGGCTTGACATCGCTCTATCTGCTGTGAGGCTAAGAGTTCCACACCTTCTGTGCACCACTTATTTGCCTGTAATATCCCAAAATAATTTTGTTTCATGTTCAGCCGCTCTCGTCCTCTTCATATCTATTTCAATTTTTTCTATCACTGCTGCTTactcatatttcttctttctattaaAATCAGTAATTATCTACTATCTTTTTCCCTTTACAAGGATAACTAGAAACATCTTTTGCTCTTGTTAAACAGGTGAGAAGCAGCAGTCTAAAAGCTGTTTGTgtcaatataaataaacagaacaaTAATTCCAAGTGTCTGATAAAGCCTTAATCATATTAAACCTCAAAATTATTTAATTTCTTGAATTaagttttttatttacatatacagcaATTTTAGCCCATGTTAGACTCACCTGTTCAATACGCTCTTGCAAGTCTCGGCACTTGTGTAACGTTTCCAGTCTGTTAGTTATGCGGTCGTGGAAAGCGTCCCTCATCCGTACTAGCTCTACGCACTTTGGCTGAATGGAGTCCACGGCATAATGCTGACTTTCAATCAACTGTGTGCCAATGATGCGTAGCTCCTCTGCTTTTTCCAGCTGGTCCTGCACAAAGGAAGATGATTCATTTATGCTTTGTATTTAGTATAGTTTATATGACTACATATTGCAAAATCTGATGTAAGTTAACATTTTATTCATGCAGTCTTATACAAAGGTTTTCTTAAATACAGAAAATCTATCTGAAGGGTTCCTACAAGTAAAAAAAAGCTGAATATGTCATTTACATAACTAGAATAGTACTGAAATCGCACAGAAAATTTTGCACACTCGGTACAAGAGGTTGGGAAGGATTAAGGAAACCCCTGTCGCTTCATCAAATTGTTAATGTTAATTGTTAATTGCTACTATAATAATGACTTATTATAGCTGTATATTCACTTTAGTACTTAATTATTAGGAAATCTGACATCAATCATTGAAACAGAtgtcaaaatcattataaaatatatgttttcttttgcaAATTTGTTCTGACCAAAGGTGAGCTATCAAGGAAATATGTAAAAGTCAGGAAAGCGAACACAAAATCTAGTCTCATCACTCTGTTGAAAGATGTAAAACAAATTTTTGCCTTGAATGAGAAGCTTCACATCTGAgcattgtaaaaaataaaaattcatggACAAGAATGAGCAATTTGTGAATGCAAGGAACGTAACATACATTGCTTGGTGGAATTATTTTCTCTCACTCGTACCTTTCAGTTAATTTTTATGCAAAGAAAGAAGAACACTTACTGCAGTCATCATATGGAAATCCTGAGCTTCTGCTAATAGCTGGTCTACATGGTGTACAGAATCCCCAATCTCTGACATTGCGGACAACTGCTTCAGTGAAATTTCCAGGCATTGCTGAAAGAGTATGTCATGTTACCTCACtttgtaaatgaaaaaaacaccTCATGAATTAATTCAAAGTACTTCTCTGAAAACTATAGAATGTACTGTTCCCTTTAAAGTTCTTGGACTGTCTATAAGGATAGAAGGCACTCACTTGCAGTTCCCTAAAGTCTGTCTCAAAGCGTCTCAGCTGGAGGCACTGTGTAAGCCGTCCCTCATGCCGGGTCCAAAATTCATCAAAGGTTCTCTCAGTTTCTTCCAGCTGTACCAACAGTCGTTCTACTGCTGTCACATTGATTAACTTGTCGGGACACAAACGGGCCGTACGAGGCTCCCCAGGGCGCTTGATACAATTGAGTAGAGTTTCTCCATGGCGGGAGGCAGACAACAGGTCATCTTTCAGTGCATTGTATTCTGAAGTCTGAGGAAAAAAGACATTACTTATTTACTCAAAGAAGCAaagtttatatatctttctcataTGATACACTTAGCACAACACCTCAAGCAAGGCATGTACAAAAAAGCTTGTCAAGATcactacagaaaaaaaatatatacttacttGAGACTGCAGAAGCTCCTCAGTGGATGTAACATCATTGGGGAACTCCGTCTCCTGCAACTTCTGTGTGAAAGCTCTCAAGGAGGCACTGATCTCCTGGGTGTTGGCGCTGAACTTCTCCACTGCCTGCAACCAGAGGGATGTGGAGGGTTTCGGGAAGGAAGGGACAACAAGCGAACATGCCACCACACTCCAATAAGGCCACAAACTAAAGCTTCCTTGCCTAGTTCAAATGGCAGGAAAAGTGATATATTATACTTTGTTAAGAGTGAGGAGACATTGTGGAGAGAGCACAGACATGAGCATTAGAACTCTCACCTGAATAAGTTATCATACACAGGATATAAGTATAATTTAAACAGTTAAATCTAGAATAGTATATTTtcacaaacagagaaaagagtTAACACTGAAAGACACATACAGGACTAAAAAGCAATCCTAATCATTGGACAGACATGAACTGGCATCAAGTGTGGCAAACAGAGTGGCGTGTCTCCTACACTACTAATCCACGCCACCCTCGCATCCACACTTGTACActctgtgcatgtatacataaatatatatatatatatatatatatatatatatatatatatatatatatatatatatatatatatatatatatttattatatatatatatatctatatatatatatatatatatacatatatttttatatattcatatatatatatacatatatatttatatattcatatatatatatacatatatatttatctattcatatatatatatatatatatatatatatatatatatatatatatatgtgtgtgtgtgtgtgtgtgtgtgtgtgtgtgtgtgtgtgtgtgtgtgtgtgtgtgtgtgtgtgtgtgtgtgtgtgtgtgtgtgtgtgtgtgtgtgtgtgtgtgtgcgtgtctctttatatatatatatatatatatatatatatatatatatatatatatatatatatatatatatatatacataaatatatgtgtgtgtgtgtgtatgtatatatatatatatatatatatatatatacacatatatgtatatacatatagatatgtatatacatatatatacatatacatatatatataaatatacatatatacatatatgtacatgtttatatatatatatatatatatatattatattatgtatatataagtatatataagtatatataagtatatatatgaatatatatgtatatatatgtatatatatatatatatatatatatatatatatatatatatatgtatatatatgtatatatatacacatatgtgtatatatacacatatgtgtatatatacacatatatgtatatacatatagatatgtacatacatatacatatacatatatacatatatacatatatgtacatatatatatatatatatatatatatatatgtatatatatgaatatatatgtatatgtgtatagatgtgtatgtataggtatgtatgtgtatatatgtatgtgtttatatatgtgtttatatatatatatatatatatatatatatatatatatatatatatatatatatatatatatatatatatacgcacatgaaaAAAATGGAACACAGAACACATGTTAGCCTCTCAAAATGTCCTTGTACCTTGTGTGAACACTTATCCACAGGGAGATTATAAAAAATACCCAAGGAAACGACAAAACGGGCAGCCCTGGACGTCCGGAGTGAGGGTAGGGTGACGGAACACAGGGGGCGCGGCGCCCACGCCCAGCCAGGGGCGCGGCTGCCGGGGTCACGCGCCCCACACGTGGGACCACGCCCTGCCGCGGAGGTCACCAAATAATAATGAACGAGAAAAGGAcaggaataaataaatgcactGTGACGTCACCACTGGGTCCCAGGGATATCGAAGTGGGGGACCATCAATGTCAGCACAGACAGGGGCAGGAGCACCCTAGGGCCGGGGGTGCCAGGCTCACCAGGGCGGGACACCAACACGTGAGGGAGACCACCGGGGAAGGAACCCACCAGCGGTGGGGGGGCAGCTAGTACAACCTCGGGccagagtaaaaacaaaaaaacaaaaaaaagattctGCTGAGATATACTTCTTGATTATCGTAAATAAATTTGAGGAACATGGCCATCAAAGAACAGATCCGCGGACGCTGCTGTATCGTAGGAATTTAGCACCACTGCTTCCCTAACCCTGAGGGAGTGCCAGGAGAATAAGACTCCCGGCTGGCACTCCCCGCCACTACCGCTCGCGTCCGCCGTGGCATTCCTACGATACAGGCAGGCGCGAGGGGCGGCTGAGGGCCAGGGGCGTGAAGGAGGCCCGAGGGTACGTGAGGGGCGGTGTGGGGGGTTCTGGGGTGGCCCTGCCCCTCGGCCCCGGGGGCGGCACTGTACCTGCTTGAGAGTGGCCACGGCGTGCTGGATCTGTCGGGAAAAGAGTTGCTCATTGTAGAAGCGGTGGTAGCCGGGGCGGCGCTGTGtcagggagagcagagagggccGCGTTAGACATTTGTGAGGGGAGGAGCTGCGTGTGGCACTGTGAGGACTGTGTTGTGTTCGAAGCAATTCGAGGAAAAGGTTCGTTACCAGACACTCGTTCAAGGAGGAGGCTGCGCGGAGTCTTTGTAAGCGGAGCGGGTTGCGTGTGACAGCAGGAAGCGGAGGGAGGTTCGCTCTCGGCTACCTGGAAGGGGCCGCTGGGGCACAGGGTCGAGTCCACTACTTCGGGAAGGAGGGGGCGCTGAGCGGAGGTCGCTTCGGGAGTCGGTTGTGAGACGGCATGGTAAAGGCGGGATTTAGTCTGAGGCTCGAACTACAGACGCAAAATctgatctcttttttttttaattgcaatCTGATCAAGGACGTTGCTGATTTTCAACAGCTGGACTGAACGGGGAGAAATAACTGTTTTGGTTGAGTTAGCGGAGGCGAAAGGCAACGCCGAAAGaggcgagaaagggaggaaacaccaggaaagaaaggaaagtggacaacggagagaagaggaaggatacgAAAACAAGAAAAGCGGAGGAACATTGAGGTCGTCAAGCTTCACTTTACGCGAGTCAGGCATCGCATCTTCCCAAATCGTTAGCTTTTCGTTTTTCCCAATAAAATACATAAtttaattgatatatacatattctcatatatatacaatatatacaatatatatgtatatatatatatatatatatatatatatatatatatatatatatatatatatatatatatggatgtgcgtATGAAcgtgaatatgcatgtgtgtgtgtatgtttatgtataggaatatacgtatgtttatctttatacgcgcgcatgcgtgtgtatatgggcactttatgcacacacacttaactTAATAttgacaaaacaaaatacaggtaTCACTGTTTAACAAGAACCAGATTTTATTTAGTTAACTCATGTTAAGGTACATATTTAGGCCCACAAGCATGTAATTAGGGCGATCTGTTCCATTTATTTAGGCGCGAGTTCCCTTGCCGTCGCGTGGGAGAGCGGGGGGGGCCTACCCAAGGGGGGGCCA harbors:
- the LOC113825221 gene encoding guanine nucleotide exchange factor DBS-like isoform X3, which codes for MINPLYESLNDAPPVPRPRIYLPGLSAAAGLRSGCPHGREPLFASQSSLLSAPFSCNEEEEDDDEEEDDDEDEDTNASLVSSSNSSLTSKEEFVYDVPRAIHAPALYYGASSSRFGGNLLCLSSKSLCLGNSPPYVSSESSFSAGSLCCGASSPRPGAARLVAKSPSLSSGSSSVSLSSSYLSASSAYSNEREIFDLASSALCAREERAEDATPLICSSWANPVGGLYDVPSAIRYRCTFPLELQKFCEDMSDPETPVVRQGVFAKGLEELEQDALRSRKCAAEKRDARKNEENKDALAEQMSGLSQGTGAGEVRERSDEISMFSPRFSRSSSSAEGGLYDIPRLIHAASQTAGDEPERSPRSKERTLKKSASKECPAMASGAGDFVKGKPGADEAAYDVPRNLRRNLTFTSRAEGKLSETSRSRSLPATALSGLVVEDPESECANAPARLPSFSEEQEDASEGRKGDIPTTPATPATPATPLPQRPLTPPPKFNFTEPVSRYDVLEKASGLPAIFTRRSAWRHGGNGIYYTLQVKGKEQKVLDGLSDDSSDMGDSEGVEEDCMSSLFRARKDASKRLCDKGDRGRDEAPAKGDSLGADPGPRARSRLTRQSEHVVTTEPSGGFLSTWSDQDHGLGDADHYSGQEASLTDSGVGSGPEISLGSESLVLNPSWCLGQYLRKHRPAHLLPVTSSVYQIQHAVATLKQAVEKFSANTQEISASLRAFTQKLQETEFPNDVTSTEELLQSQTSEYNALKDDLLSASRHGETLLNCIKRPGEPRTARLCPDKLINVTAVERLLVQLEETERTFDEFWTRHEGRLTQCLQLRRFETDFRELQQCLEISLKQLSAMSEIGDSVHHVDQLLAEAQDFHMMTADQLEKAEELRIIGTQLIESQHYAVDSIQPKCVELVRMRDAFHDRITNRLETLHKCRDLQERIEQANKWCTEGVELLASQQIERCQAPEFAEEALRELDEFLASSEYSRLGTSRELRTMFEDVITPETKGLVQQVLKRIEDVQMMCEKRKSSLKKLATRLPRPVHAVTPEPAVPLHYPQGHANVHPHSHPASPLHADLPKSPKSMRKASTLPKMLRLSAGGQAPKHRPRPVTVCLGQDVTCLRPISEAPIGTQRVRVVRRRESYSHEPLRDECRFPTEPSGIYLMGPHVIHSLQLLQINVNQTTELGDSGDSPDWVGDAEAARAKRGHVLRELLDTERIYVSELCSILKGYKDEMLNPEMQPLIPINLYGKSDILFGNMEDIFRFHNDVFLRDLENCINTPELIGLCFVQRKDTFHRLYSLYCQNKPQSEELRRQVGDQNPFFKECQRRLHHKLPLGAYLLKPVQRITKYQLLLKDLLKCVEGSQGRRELQEAVDTMLTVLKCLNDSMHQVAITGFPGNLADLGKLLMQGPFSVWNDSKKGLRELRLKPAQRHIFLYEKMLLFTKRTGKDTDRATYHFKNALKMSQVGLTESVRGHKGDVRKFEVWLQGRQEVHTILAPSSEVKDLWVKEIKRVLLDQFEYLKGENIKQYSARIQKGASLNGIRIPPLSPTTQHRALRQTASWDIAGNGVTGSGGSISSSSSEGRPGGEPSREIGKRSLRIKSVDATLGDAPEEEEESWSSDYSASDEEEDQETFSESTEYTSSRFLVLADYNAMGGSEVSLREGDYVDLIKVGCAGWWYVRVSGTPYEGWAPAAYLERVLKKGSRSSPSVSSQESSSGLKHATSKSSVASLSAKSEEVNIM